The uncultured Campylobacter sp. DNA window GCTAACGGTCAGATTAGTATATTTAACGAGCAAAAAAAGCTGCTCGATAACGAAAAAACTATCTTAAAACAGCGCATAAAGCAGCTGGAAAATCAAATCCAGGGCGCAAAAGCCATCATGAGCGCCAAAAAAGACCGTATCGCTTCTTTAAATGAAGAGATAAGGGAGTGGGAAAGGCTTTTTAAAGAGCAATTAGCCGATAAAGTCAGACTTCGCGACCTAAATAGAGAAAAAACCGCGGTTGAGGGCGAACTAGCTGCCGGTACCGCCGAGATCGCAAGGCTAGGCGTTCAGATAAACGAGACACAAGGACAGATAGCTCTAAGAGATAGGAGTTTTAAAGAAGATATCCTAAAAAAACTCGAAGACGCTAAAATTCGCCTCGTAGACTTGGAGCAGCGATATAACGCGCTAAAAGACCAATCCGAGCGCACCATCGTAAAATCTCCGGTAGAAGGTAGCGTCGTAGAGCTAGCATTTCATACTATCGGCGGAGTCATAAGGCCGGGCGAGAGGATCATGAGCATAGTGCCAGACGATACCGACTACGTCGTAGAAGCTAAGCTAAACGTAGTGGATATCGACACCGTGCATGTAGGACAACTTGCCGACATTAGATTTAGCGCATTTCAGCATAAACCAAGCTTCGTTATGGAAGGCAAAATTACGTACGTATCGGCAGATAGCGTTCAGGATAACGCCGGACACTCTTATTACGATATAAAAGCCGAGCTTACGCCGGAGGGTATGAAAGAATTTGATAGAAACGAGTTTTTTATCGTGCCAGGTATGCCTGTAGAGGTTATGATAAAGACCGGCGACAGAACGATGCTGGAGTATATCTTAAAACCATTCATAGATATGTTTAAAAGGGCGTTTAATGAAGACTAAAATTTTACTTTCCGCCTTATTGGCTTCAAATTTTGCTTTCGCTCAAAGCGTCAGCCTCTCTGAAGCCTACGAGATGGCGTTAGAAAATAATAACGAGGTAAAGATGAATATGTACAACAACATAGCCTCCCAGGAGAGACTTTCTCAAGCTACGGCTATGTTTTTGCCTACCATTAACGCTGAGGCGTCTTATATCGGCGAAAAATACGATAGGATGGATAGA harbors:
- a CDS encoding HlyD family type I secretion periplasmic adaptor subunit; this translates as MILKSEKGTVNFGIFVIFMLVGVFGIWLGMAPLNSAAVAVGKINVVSNKKIIQHLEGGVVDKIFVKDGDVVKAGDPLVEIKNAALQSEIGIVRADYLRTSAIVSRLEAQKDDANEIKFSDDIKQISGYEEVANGQISIFNEQKKLLDNEKTILKQRIKQLENQIQGAKAIMSAKKDRIASLNEEIREWERLFKEQLADKVRLRDLNREKTAVEGELAAGTAEIARLGVQINETQGQIALRDRSFKEDILKKLEDAKIRLVDLEQRYNALKDQSERTIVKSPVEGSVVELAFHTIGGVIRPGERIMSIVPDDTDYVVEAKLNVVDIDTVHVGQLADIRFSAFQHKPSFVMEGKITYVSADSVQDNAGHSYYDIKAELTPEGMKEFDRNEFFIVPGMPVEVMIKTGDRTMLEYILKPFIDMFKRAFNED